The DNA segment GGGAACCCCGGTCAGCGTCCACAACGGACCTCAGGGCGCACGCGCGACCGCATGTCGGCCGTGGCTCGCTGCCGTGCCCTGCCCGCTGTGCCGGGGCAGGAAAGCGGCAGACGACTCACGGCTCCGCGCGGACCGGTTTCCCGGCGGTACATCGAGTAGATGCTGATCAGATCGCGACGCGGGCCATCCGGCACGGACCGCGACCAACGCGCGGCTCACCGCCTGGAATCGAATGACGCGGTATCGAGGTCGACCGCGCGGCGATCGTGGTATAGGCAGCATCGCGACATTCGCCACGGTGCGCCGCTCGCTCACGAGTCGATCCGGAGACACGGCGGGCGCTCACCCCATGACCATGGCGTCGTTCCCGCGGGCGACGGCTTCGGTGACGAAGCCGTGGCGCGCCGCACGCCACGGTTTTGTCAACGTCGGTTTTGCCAACGTCGCCCCTCTACCCTTCATCGGCGGTTTCATGCGGGACGCCGGATCCACGGCTCCCGATTTCGGGCGATCGTGGCCCTCACAGCAGGGCTGTCGCCGGGAGGGCCGCTCGCGCCGCTGACAGTGCGAACAGCCCTCCGCCTGACGACCGCGACAACCGTCGGTTTCGCTGACTCAGGCACCTGCGAAGAGTTTGTCGACAACTTCCTTGTTCTGCGAGGCCCAGTCCTGCGCCGCCTGCAACTCGTTGCCGCTACCCGCCTTCTGGATCTCGTCCTCAAGTGCTCCGAGCTGCTCATCGGTCACCTTGAACGACTTGATCATATTGGTCAGCGCGGGGAAGTCCTCGCTGAATCCCTTGCGGCCGAGCATGTGCAACTCCTCGCCCTCACCCATCGCACCCTTCGGGTCCTCAAGATCCTTCAGGTCGTATCGCGAGTACGCCCAGTGGGGATGCCACAGGGTGACCACGATCGGATCCTGGTTCTTGATCGCCTTGTCGAGCGACGTCAGCATCGCGGTGCTGGACGAACTTTGCAGCTTCAGCGCGCCGTCGAGTTCGTACTGCGGGATGACCTCTTCCTGCACGATGCGCATCTCGCCAGCACCGGGATCGATACCGGTGATCGTGCCGCCGAACATATCGGCGTTGTCCTTGAGGTCCGCGATCGAGTTGACGTTCTCGACGTAGGCGGGGACGGCGAGGTTCAAAGTCGCGTCGCTGTACCAGGAACCGAGATCCTCAAGGTCATCCTTGTACTGCTCCCAGTACTGCTCATGGGTGGTCGGCAGCCAAGCGTCGAGGAACAAGTCGATGTCGCCCTTCGCCAGTGCCTGATAGGTCGGAGCCACATCGAGTTGTTGCAGCGTGACCGTGTAGCCCTTTTCCTCAAGCTGCGCTTTGAACAGGTTGGACAGCGCGATGTCCTCGTCCCAGGCGATGTAACCGATGGTCAGCTCCTTGCTACCGCCACCGCCGTTCCCCGAGTCGCTCGCGTCACCGGAATCACCGCCGCCGCAAGCCGTCGCGACCATGGCCGTCGCCATGAGGGCGGCCATGGCAGGCAGCAGCCGGCCGAACCTCTTTCGTTTCATCCTCTTTCTCCTTCCTGAAGACCACGTACCGGAGTCCGATCACGCCGTACCCGCGAGGCGGCGTGCACGGTTGACCGCGGAGCGCGCCGCGAGCGCGGAAGTGAACCGGTCGAGGTAGATCGCGAGAATCACGACACCGAGGCCGTATTCGAAACCCGCACCGAGTTGGAGACGCGTCACGGCTTCGAACACGGAGGCACCGAGGCCCGGCG comes from the Prauserella marina genome and includes:
- a CDS encoding glycine betaine ABC transporter substrate-binding protein, which codes for MKRKRFGRLLPAMAALMATAMVATACGGGDSGDASDSGNGGGGSKELTIGYIAWDEDIALSNLFKAQLEEKGYTVTLQQLDVAPTYQALAKGDIDLFLDAWLPTTHEQYWEQYKDDLEDLGSWYSDATLNLAVPAYVENVNSIADLKDNADMFGGTITGIDPGAGEMRIVQEEVIPQYELDGALKLQSSSSTAMLTSLDKAIKNQDPIVVTLWHPHWAYSRYDLKDLEDPKGAMGEGEELHMLGRKGFSEDFPALTNMIKSFKVTDEQLGALEDEIQKAGSGNELQAAQDWASQNKEVVDKLFAGA